In Sebastes fasciatus isolate fSebFas1 chromosome 8, fSebFas1.pri, whole genome shotgun sequence, the DNA window tcaggtaacgtaaaaacatgaaagtctctctctagagccagtgtttagtttgtccgttctttgctactgtagaaaaaggacggagcaacatggcggactccttgaagaggacccgctccctatgtagatatgaaggactcattctaagctaacgaaaacgcaacgattcttagtttcaggtgattacatggtgccttcaaatggggtcgtgtttaccgtgttcacgagaaaaGTACATATGAACGCTCCCCTTTTCCCCTTTtatggtattcacgacctcgtaagtggaacgtttctgaaagctcagagttcatgagttgtgacgtgtttgctgacgtcagaaatggtggatgccatggaagttaatttttcggtacataaaaatacagtatattgtaattttggtcgtatattgtttttttcttcgtaattttataataggtctgaggaaaatgttgatattcccatcGGCCTCATCTTAtacctctgtcattatgcctttgcatttcctgcattatgttacccgcttgctagcttgctaaattgttagcctctgtggcttctcgACGCcaacagtaacattaatattgccgttgcttggcagcagtgttctcacgacttaaccacttaacaccaagcatattgtgtacacacttcccatgttgtaaacacaagctcacaggtttcatttgaaggcaccaaaacactaatgaaaatatggttatgaatattatattccatttctgctaatggaccccccgaaatgttacacactgttcctttaacaaaaactaaatataaatcacacatGACACCAGCTTTAGTTTCTCTCCATTGGCTCTCTGTCACtttgacatacagtacaagGCATTACATGATCAGGCACCTCTGTACTTAAAGGAGTTGCTGTGCCCTCTGACCTCTACGAGGAAAAGTCTCAGAAGGCATATCAGTGCACATCTTTCTTTCGACCTACTTGTTTTCTTAAatctataactttttttgtgggTTATACACTTATTTCGGCTTATTTCATATACTGTCTTTGCTGTCTCTTTTATCTCCCTCtttcccttttcttcttcttgtataGCACTTCAGTGTTTAAAAAGTGCTATATACTGTTAATTAAGTTTGCTTGCTTCCTCTAGATTTGCCAAATAATAAAAGCAGCGGAGTAATGGCCTCACAAGGGAAAAGGAGTTTGTGAATAAGTGCAGATTGAGATTGTACATGTGTGAAGATCAACGTCCATCCGAACTCAATCACAGTTTTTATCTACAATAATCATTTTCTCTTTCAATGTCCATAGATTAGAGGATGCCTCTGTGGATCCGCCTGGTGATACGAATCAGTCAGTGAATCAGTGCTTATACAGGCTGATCAGGGCCTGTACCCCCACAGAGCGGGGTTACTGTAAGGCGCGTAGGGGCAGTTGTTGTGACAAACACAGGAGTGGATCATCATCACAGGTCGCTGTAGCAGTCTGCCGGTGGGGCAGCGGAAGGTCACCTTAGCCGTGGTGGTCTGATACGGCGTGCAGCAGCGGAAGTCAGTGCACTGCCCGCAGTACCGCAGCTGGTAGGCACGGGTGCTGTAGCAGCCCTGGTGAACGAGCCGAATGGGCCCCGGCGACGTGTAGCTGGCCTTGCACCGCCCCTGCCGTCCCCACTAGGAAAAAAGCACGCACATACTAAAACTTACACAtcaaaactccacagggtacctttactTTAAAATGTGGTCGTGCACAACAGCTCTGTCTTTGTAAAAGTCAATTTTGTTAAATTTACCGTAGACCTATTTCTCTAGCCATGCAGACAATTGCTCAGGTTTTTAGATATTTGTTTCTGAGAAAATCTGACCATAAAGGTTTCAGAGATAATCGTCTCCAAAGTCAGCACATAAAATCCCAAATATTCTTTGTAGGGCTGTccaagttaacgcgataataacgcattaacacaaattcattttaacgccactaatttctttaacacacaacaatttgtgatttttaggttgtagctcggttttaaagctagagtgaagatactggcatcatatgaaactagaaaacctaaggaatccattggtaccaatcatgtcaaactagcttgttgcaaaggaggctaaataacgctccaaccttaaattttggcgaggaaaaactggcatggccattttcaaaggggtcccttgaactctgacctcaagatatgtgaatgaaaatgggttctatgggtacccacgagtctcccctttacagacatgcccaccttatgataatcacatgcagtttggggcaagtcatagtcaagtcagcacactgacacactgacagctgttgttgcctgttgggtttgagtttgccatgttatgatttgagaatatttttatgctaaatgcagtacctgtgagggtttctggacaatatctgtcattgatttgtgttgttaattgatttccgataataaatatatacatacatttgcataaagcaagcatatttatccactcccatgttgataagagtattaaatacttgataaatctcccttcaaggtacattttgaacagataaaacatgtgtgattaatttgcgattaatcacgattaactatggacaatcatgcgattaattgcaattaaatattttgatcaattgacagccctaaaaatgttGTTTCCCTGTATTGTGTTGCATTGACCATAGAGATTTCAGAGATACAGTAATTGTGTCCAAACTCAGCACATAAAAccaaaaagatttttttatgACTTGGGTGAACTGACTATTTTAAAGTCACCAGTGGAACTTTATGGGATATATGAACAGATAGAACCTGACATTATCCAGGaagtagaaataaaagaaactcACCGTGGGTTTCCTCGGGAAGGGCTGAACTGTATGGCAAGGCCGCACTTTACAAAGTCGAGTTTCCATTTGTAACTTGCATGCTGGGTTCTGGTTCGAGACGCGTGTGGAGACTCCAGCCCCACAGCTTTGGGAGCAGGCGCTCCACTGGGTGCTCTGCTCTATACAGGTGGAGGCGGGTGGGACCAGTTTGTTTAGAGGGTGAGCCATCGGGAGAGCTGGCCACAACCTGCCGGGTCTCATGGCTAAAGAAaccaaataaaacaaagacTGGAGTGAGAAGCAAATTCAGATCACATCACAGTGTGAGAACCTTGCCTCAGTGACTCACTTCCACTTCAACGTCtcatctgattgttttttttttgctcacaaAACTTTCCAATTCAAAACTAATCCAATGCTTTGGATTTttgtgaatataaaaaaaaccaaagcaaatttcTGTTCCTCCCAAAGCAAACATGTATAAGTCATAATAATCAGCTGATCTTCAGGAATGACATCGCAGGTTTTGTATCCAAGAACAAAATGTTCTATTGCTGCTCTCGTAAGATTGTTTGACTCCGACAGTGTTTGCAATACCAGATGTTTTTAGAGTGGCTTCATTTCCCAAAACCCCccctctcacatacacactcccCTTTTAATGGAGTAATAGTCTCTACATGGCTTCATATGTTTAATTGTTACACAGCTGCGGTTTGttgatatgaaactaggaaacttTGGACTTTTCCAAAGAAATGTGGGTTATATTTGGACTTTGGGAGTTTTCCTTTGGCCAGACACACCCCAGTTTAATACAAAAATGCTCCAGTAAAAACTTCCAGACATGACCACCAGTGACAAAATACTTATAAATGAAGGAAGGATTTTGTTACCAGATGGACTGATCATCGATGAACAATGTTTGTAGCAGAGAAATCCAGTGATAGTATAGAGATACATCTGACACTGAAAAATATGTTGTAAATATCCAGCTCTGATGTCAGGATataatttaaaggaatagttcgacattttgggaaatgcacttatttgctttcGAGCAAAGGCTtcgatgagaagatcgatactaCTCTTATGTCTgttcattaaatatgaagctatagagccaggagacggttag includes these proteins:
- the ccn5 gene encoding CCN family member 5; translation: MDRLLCDCVIVLLCVAAQVACQLCDRPCLCPSSVPQCPSGVPLVLDGCRCCQVCPRQRGEPCTEMFPCDGQRGLQCDYSASFPGDAGECVSQEELRCEFKGITYHEGQSFQPSCDAYCHCKGGGVSCVPACPLNARLPTPDCPNPQHVRLPGKCCKEWVCENLENTVIQDAITAMRPGRLWPALPMAHPLNKLVPPASTCIEQSTQWSACSQSCGAGVSTRVSNQNPACKLQMETRLCKVRPCHTVQPFPRKPTWGRQGRCKASYTSPGPIRLVHQGCYSTRAYQLRYCGQCTDFRCCTPYQTTTAKVTFRCPTGRLLQRPVMMIHSCVCHNNCPYAPYSNPALWGYRP